Within the Rhizobium grahamii genome, the region CAGAATGTCGCGGTTCAGCGCGAAGAGTTCCGCCAGCCGGTGCCGTGAAAAGATCTCCGCGCGCGTTGGTCGCTCTGCACTGTCGAAACCGCTGAGAACGATGAGCAGGCCAACAACTGCCCCCGCCGTTTCGCCGACCATCGTGCTCCAGGCGACGCCAGCCACGCCCCAGTCGAGCCAGAGACCGAGCAAGATTGCCAGCACGATGTTGGTGCCGTTGATGATTGTTTGCAGCAGCAGGCCGACGCTCCCCTGGCCGCGTCCGAGCACGAAACCGAGGATCGCATAGTTGGCAAGTGCTGCCGGCCCGGCGAGAATGCGGATGGAAAAGTAGGTGCTGGTGGCCGCCGCAACGGCATTCTCCGGTCCCATCAGCTTCAATCCCGCCGCCAGAAGCAGCGGCGAAAGACAGAGAAGCGCTGCGCCGCAGCCGAGTGCCGAGATCAGCGCTCGCCAGAAGACGCCTTGCTGGGCATGTCGGTCATGCCGTCCGAACGCCTGAGCCGTCAGTCCGGTCGTGGAAGCGCGCAGGAAGTTGAAGCTGCCGAGGATAAGATCGAACAGCATGGCGCCGATCGCCAGTCCCGCCAAAGCGTCCGGCTGACCCATGTGGCCGACGACACCGGTGCCGACGAGGCCGAGCAGCGGCGTCGTGATGAAGCCGAGCGTCATTGGAATGGCGATCGACAGCACCAGCCGGTGCGTTACGTCGAATGCCAATCCGTTTTCGCGACTGCCGGTATCCATGCCTGCCTCTATTCAGATGAGGCAAGAATCGCCTCAGGTCGACAGTACCATTGCCCAGTAAGGCACGTTTCTGGAAGCCGGATTGTGCGCAACGGCAACGCCGATGCCGTTATACCTGCCGAGCATGTTTTCCAGATGATGCGGGGAGTTGATCCAAGCGGTCACAACGGCCGGGACCGACTGTTGACCGGCGGCGATATTCTCGGCGGCAGGCAGCCGGACGCCACTCGCCTTGACGCGCGGCCCGAAACCATCGGCGATGCCCATCACATGCTTCATCTTGCCCGCCGATGCCATACGCTTGGCCTGGAACAAGGCGGCAGCCGTGGCTGCCGGGTCGATCGAGAGCGGAGGCAGGCCATTCTTGGCGCGCAACTGGTTGACGAGCGGCAAGGCAGCAGCCGTCTGGTCCTCGCCATCGGAAGGCGTCGAGGGCTTTTGCGGCGCGGTCGCGCAGCTTGCAACGCCTGCGACAAGCGCAAGCCCGGAGACGCGTAGCAGACCGCGACGTGAGAGAATGAAAGAGGTCATGTTACCGGCGATAGCTGAAGAGACGGATGACGAGGAAGATCGGGATCACGACGGTGGCGCCGAGCAGCAGGTAGTCGCCGACGCGGCCGAGTGCGGAGAAGCCGCGATGCCAGACTTCCAGAATGAAATTGCGGACGCCGTAGACGAAATCGAGCGGTGCCCAACCGAAGACGGCCATGATGAAGCCGACGATCAGCGACACCACCAAAAGCTTGACCAACGTACGGCCGAGCGAGTCGCCGAGAAACTTGTTCACCTGATCGGACATGCACCATCTCCTGTTCATCCCTGAAATACGGGCGCGAATCGTCGCTCGCAAGCCTTTTTCAGGTCTGGCGCCTTCGCCTCTGAAATAGGACTTGAGTTTTTTTGTGGCCGCAGCCAAATGCGGGCCGATCCCAACAGGTCTTCACCATGCAGCCGAACCAGCTCACTTCAGGCGACGTCATCGCCGATCGCCGCGCCGACTATGCCAAGATGCTCGACGAAAGCGGTGAGCCGGATGCCGCCGCCGAACTCATGGAGCAGGCGCTGGAGCTCGTGCCGGGTTGGGCGGCCGGATGGTACCGGCTGGCAGCTTACCGCGAGAAGGCCGGCAACAAGATTGGCGCGATCGAGGCCTACAGGCAGACCCTGGCGGCAAGCCCGGACGATATCTTCGGCGCGGGGCTCAAGCTTG harbors:
- a CDS encoding CAP domain-containing protein, whose protein sequence is MTSFILSRRGLLRVSGLALVAGVASCATAPQKPSTPSDGEDQTAAALPLVNQLRAKNGLPPLSIDPAATAAALFQAKRMASAGKMKHVMGIADGFGPRVKASGVRLPAAENIAAGQQSVPAVVTAWINSPHHLENMLGRYNGIGVAVAHNPASRNVPYWAMVLST
- a CDS encoding DUF6460 domain-containing protein encodes the protein MSDQVNKFLGDSLGRTLVKLLVVSLIVGFIMAVFGWAPLDFVYGVRNFILEVWHRGFSALGRVGDYLLLGATVVIPIFLVIRLFSYRR
- a CDS encoding MATE family efflux transporter; translation: MDTGSRENGLAFDVTHRLVLSIAIPMTLGFITTPLLGLVGTGVVGHMGQPDALAGLAIGAMLFDLILGSFNFLRASTTGLTAQAFGRHDRHAQQGVFWRALISALGCGAALLCLSPLLLAAGLKLMGPENAVAAATSTYFSIRILAGPAALANYAILGFVLGRGQGSVGLLLQTIINGTNIVLAILLGLWLDWGVAGVAWSTMVGETAGAVVGLLIVLSGFDSAERPTRAEIFSRHRLAELFALNRDILIRTFVLLAAFTLMTRIGTSFGAVTLAANAVLMNFFLLSGYYLDGLANAAEQITGRAIGARYRPAFDRGLKLTALWSFGLAGIISVFFLLAGPWLISVLTTSPEVQQAAEAYLPWAAVTGLTGALAFLMDGVFIGATWSTDMRNRMLMSFAAYLIALAVFVPLFRNHGLWLAMNGFLLFRGVFLAMLVRPRADQTFRAAQ